A stretch of Cicer arietinum cultivar CDC Frontier isolate Library 1 chromosome 5, Cicar.CDCFrontier_v2.0, whole genome shotgun sequence DNA encodes these proteins:
- the LOC101495339 gene encoding LOW QUALITY PROTEIN: uncharacterized protein (The sequence of the model RefSeq protein was modified relative to this genomic sequence to represent the inferred CDS: deleted 1 base in 1 codon) produces MYPQQQQPYYLTNPYLLNPSFPVTSDSSLHPPGTDPPSNSTPFPASSIYASQTADYQNWIAQPIGYDLAVGSSHETSAATSASLPTALNATWPHQIYPNDTTTTTILPNQAQVTKALRCEVCKIDVNSKDVYEKHITGKKHKKNLQAQSQESSGALVDSAKVCSVCNVVCTSQDAYNKHLFGKKHTAQVALMSNNGIGPCIAEFKRRGIGPWEKATKKIKVAQSAWCEVCKINCNSRDMYIVHLAGKKHLKNLEKLSNPKINVGTEAAAAANTLIGPQEKPDTNKPKPKKAPELDIETKKRKVVEGGAAANAIKMCTLCNVVCNSETVFNTHLSGQKHAAMVKKQDQALVEVIIVIVSYEPGERERVCTMQCVTVLC; encoded by the exons ATGTAtcctcaacaacaacaaccttaTTATTTAACAAACCCTTACTTGTTAAATCCATCTTTCCCTGTCACTTCAGATTCTTCACTTCATCCTCCTGGAACTGACCCACCTTCAAATTCAACCCCTTTTCCTGCTTCTTCTATTTATGCCTCTCAAACTGCTGATTATCAGAATTGGATCGCTCAACCCATCGGATATGATCTT GCTGTTGGTTCATCACATGAGACTTCAGCAGCAACGTCTGCGAGTTTGCCTACAGCATTGAATGCTACATGGCCACATCAAATTTATCCCAATGATACAACAACAACGACAATATTGCCGAACCAAGCACAAGTCACCAAAGCTTTGAGATGTGAAGTGTGTAAAATCGACGTCAATAGCAAAGATGTTTATGAAAAGCACATAACTGGAAAGAAACACAAGAAGAATTTGCAGGCACAAAGTCAAGAAAGTAGTGGCGCACTCGTTGATTCTGCAAAGGTTTGCTCAGTATGCAATGTTGTGTGCACTAGTCAAGACGCATATAACAAACATCTTTTTGGGAAAAAGCACACTGCTCAG GTTGCCTTGATGTCTAACAATGGCATTGGTCCATGTATTGCGGAATTCAAGCGTCGCGGTATCGGTCCTTGGGAAAAAGCCACTAAGAAAATCAAGGTTGCTCAATCTGCATGGTGTGAAGTTTGTAAGATTAATTGTAACAGCAGGGATATGTACATTGTTCACTTAGCCGGGAAGAAACACTTGAAGAACCTGGAGAAACTGTCAAATCCAAAAATCAACGTTGGCACCGAAGCCGCCGCCGCTGCAAATACTTTAATTGGGCCACAGGAAAAGCCAGATACCAATAAACCGAAACCGAAGAAGGCACCTGAACTAGATATCGAGACGAAGAAACGTAAAGTTGTGGAAGGAGGGGCTGCGGCAAATGCTATCAAAATGTGCACTTTATGCAATGTAGTGTGTAACAGTGAAACAGTTTTCAATACTCATCTTAGTGGACAAAAACATGCAGCTATGGTGAAGAAG CAGGATCAAGCACTGGTTGAGGTTATTATTGTCATTGTGTCATATGAAcctggagagagagagagagtatgCACGATGCAGTGTGTCACTGTTCTTTGCTGA
- the LOC101495666 gene encoding uncharacterized protein, whose translation MEFEKDQEVITHVCKFCSKSFSCGRSLGGHMRCHHDHVKINDHDHDHDEIDAATTTKVKKEEGCCSEGYYGLRENPKKTWRVLTDSSNDHEQDPFIVDVVLDKLCEKCGKGFQSWKALFGHMKCHSEKERVSSSSKKNKNISFELDEQEDSSCVQKKMVLDSVSDDNEATVPNRRRRSKRKLRTRYMNMNSSSSSSSCFVENSVCEIDEHEQKEVAMSLMMLSRDVRSWCGLNSIAESSDNNNNNSLELEAPLTHLVSKIEGKKRVITNGSEIVKMTKKEKNFEFGNLNSKGKKSSELFVTMKKTKVSDIENGKDKKKNKKKKIEVQVDSDSAFEVNAKSKSGNTTTKYTSMKEKFFDCELSKKKPHKRGKFECTTCNKIFNSYQALGGHRASHKKNKGCYFASKKIHSSENENIAELELEMKNNLAAADERRMLQSEIHEEAPEIRDFLDLNVPAEATDEEKRGHGEACYKPWWFVGSNLKQEAMV comes from the coding sequence ATGGAATTTGAAAAAGATCAAGAAGTGATTACACACGTTTGCAAATTCTGCAGCAAGAGTTTTTCTTGTGGTAGATCATTAGGGGGTCACATGAGGTGTCATCATGATCATGTAAAAATCAATGATCATGATCATGATCATGATGAGATTGATgctgcaacaacaacaaaagtgaAGAAAGAAGAAGGTTGTTGTTCAGAAGGGTATTATGGTCTAAGAGAAAATCCAAAGAAAACTTGGAGAGTACTAACTGATTCAAGTAATGATCATGAACAAGACCCTTTTATTGTTGATGTTGTTTTGGACAAGTTGTGTGAAAAATGTGGTAAAGGTTTTCAATCTTGGAAAGCATTGTTTGGTCACATGAAGTGTCATTCAGAAAAAGAAAGagtttcttcatcttcaaagaagaataagaatattagttttgaattggatgaacaagaggATTCATCTTGTGTTCAGAAGAAAATGGTTTTGGATAGTGTATCTGATGATAATGAAGCAACTGTTCCAAATAGAAGGAGAAGATCAAAGAGAAAATTGAGAACAAGGTACATGAATATgaatagtagtagtagtagtagttcTTGTTTTGTTGAAAATTCTGTTTGTGAAATTGATGAACATGAACAAAAAGAGGTTGCTATGAGTTTGATGATGCTTAGTAGAGATGTAAGATCTTGGTGTGGTCTCAATTCAATTGCTGAATCTtctgataataataacaataactcTTTGGAATTAGAAGCTCCATTAACTCATTTAGTTTCTAagattgaaggaaaaaaaagggTCATCACCAATGGTTCTGAAATtgtgaaaatgaccaaaaaagaaaagaattttGAGTTTGGTAATCTAAACTCCAAAGGGAAAAAAAGTTCAGAACTCTTTGTTACTATGAAGAAAACCAAAGTTTCTGATATCGAGAACGGAAAGGATAAaaagaagaataagaagaagaagattgaGGTTCAGGTTGATTCTGATTCAGCGTTTGAGGTCAATGCGAAATCAAAATCAGGTAACACTACTACAAAGTACACTTCAATGAAGGAAAAGTTCTTTGATTGTGAATTGAGCAAGAAAAAACCTCATAAAAGAGGAAAATTTGAGTGTACTACTTgcaacaaaattttcaattcatACCAAGCACTTGGAGGTCATAGAGCTAGTCATAAGAAGAACAAAGGTTGCTATTTtgcttcaaaaaaaattcatagtaGTGAAAATGAAAACATTGCTGAATTAGAACTAGAAATGAAGAACAATCTTGCTGCTGCTGATGAAAGAAGAATGTTACAAAGTGAAATTCATGAAGAAGCTCCAGAAATAAGGGATTTTCTTGATCTTAATGTTCCTGCAGAGGCTACTGATGAAGAAAAAAGGGGTCATGGTGAGGCTTGTTACAAACCATGGTGGTTTGTTGGAAGCAATCTTAAGCAAGAGGCAATGGTATAG